The genomic stretch ATTATAGACCATGCGCTCATCCCCCTTGCGGAAAATCCCTACATGAATGATGTCCTTACCGACAAACACCTTGTCTTGAATCTTGGTCACCACACAAGTTCCGTCCTTTTTGAAAGCAATGATATCATCAAGATCAGAGCAGTCGCAAACAAACTCGTCCTTTTTCAGCCCATGACCGATAAAGCCGTCCTTACGGTTAACATAAAGCTTGGCATTGTTCGCGGCTACCACCGTCGCTTGGATGGTCTCAAAATTGCGTATTTCTGTTTTCCTTTCCCTGCCCTTACCATGTTTCTTCAACAGGTTTTTATAATAGTCTATGGCAAATTCCGTGAGATGCTCCAGGTTATGCTCGACTTCCTTCAGCTCATCCTCAAGCTTACGCATGAGCTCATCCGCTTTGAAACTGTCAAATCTGGAGATCCTTTTGATCTTGATCTCCGTCAGTCTGATGATGTCATCTCGGGTGATTTCACGGTAAAATTCCGGCTTATAAGGATCCAGTCCCTTGTCGATCGTGGCAATGACATCCTCCCAAGTTTCACACTCCTCGATGTCGCGGTAAATCCTGTTTTCGATGAATATTTTCTCCAACGAAGAAAACAGCAACTTCTCCATCAACTCGCCCTTACGAATCTCCAACTCTCGCTTCAGGAGTTCTTTGGTCTGGCGGGTATTGTAGGTGAGGATATCATTTACACCGATGAACACCGGTTTGTCTTTGATGATCACACAGGCATTTGGTGAAATGGACTGCTCACAATCCGTGAAAGCATATAAGGCATCAATGGTCATATCAGGAGATTGGCCAGAGGCCAGGAACACCTGTATTTCTACATCCTTGGCAGTATTGTCCACCACTTTTTTGATTTTGATCTTGCCCTTATCATTGGCCTTGATAATGGAGTCGATCAGTGAGGTGGTCGTCGTTCCAAAAGGAATATCCTTGATCAAAAGGCTTTTGCCCTCTCCTTCCTCTATTCTTGCTCTTACTTTGATCCTTCCCCCACGAAGGCCTTCATTGTATTCCGAAAAATCCGCCAATCCACCGGTGGGGAAGTCAGGGACAATACTGGCTTTTTTACCTTTCAGCACATCAATAGAGGCATTGATCAACTCACAGAAGTTGTGAGGAAGGATTTTGGTAGATAGTCCCACGGCAATTCCTTCCACGCCTTGTGCCAACAGCAAAGGGAATTTCACTGGCAAGGTTACCGGCTCGCGCTTCCTGCCATCATAGGATACTTGCCAATCAGTCGTCTGTGGGTTAAAGACCACTTCCAAGGCAAACTTCGACAGCCGTGCTTCGATATAACGCGCTGCAGCAGCCCCATCACCGGTACGGATATCGCCCCAGTTCCCCTGCGTTTCGATCAGCAGGTCTTTTTGGCCCAGATTGACGATGGCATCACTGATGGAAGCATCCCCATGCGGGTGGTACTGCATGGTTTGGCCGATAATATTGGCCACCTTGTTGAACCGGCCATCGTCCATTTCCTTCATTGCATGTAGAATCCTCCGCTGTACGGGCTTAAGACCATCTTCAATGGCAGGAACGGCCCGTTCTAAAATCACATAGGATGCATAATCTAAAAACCACTCTTGATACATGCCGGTCACCGGTACGGAATCATGCAAAGCATCTCCGTTTTCACTTTGACCGTTGTTTTCTATATCACTCATATTTGGATGTTATGACATTAATAAGGTTGAAAGGTTTTAATGTTTTGAAGGGTCCAAAAATCGAGGACTTATGCTGCCTCAGTCTCTTCTGAATCCACTTTGGTTCCTCCATCTTTTTCCTCGACGATGTCTTTTTCTATTTTCAGGTTATCGATAATAAAAGTCTGTCGGCTTGGGGTGTTTTTGCCCATAAAGAACGAAAGCAAATCAGCTATCTTGGTGTCCTTATTGAGGATAATTGGTTCCAAGCGGATATCTTCACCGATAAAGCCACCAAACTCTTCGGGCGAAATCTCGCCCAGCCCCTTAAACCGTGTGATTTCAGGCTTATTTCCCAGCTTAGCGATAGCTTTTCTTTTCTCGTCCTCCGAATAGCAATAAATGGTTTCCTTCTTATTTCTCACCCTAAACAATGGGGTATCAAGGATGTACAAATGTCCATTTTTCACCAGTTCAGGAAAAAACTGCAGGAAATAGGTCATGATCAATAACCTGATGTGCATACCGTCCACATCGGCATCCGTCGCAATAACAATTTTACGATACCGTAAGCCATCTATCCCATCTTCAATGTTCAGCGCATGCTGCAGCAGGTTAAACTCTTCATTTTCATACACCACTTTCTTGGTCATGCCAAAGCAGTTTAACGGCTTACCCCTTAGGGAAAATACTGCTTGTGTCTGCACATCCCTGGATTTGGTAATGGAACCTGAGGCCGAGTCCCCTTCTGTGATAAACAGCATGGTATCGTTCTTCCTTTCCTCGTTGGCCTTGGCATCGTCGTAGTGCACACGGCAATCCCTTAGTTTCTTATTGTGAAGATTGGCCTTTTTGGCCCTTTCGTTGGCCAGTTTTTTTATCCCGGAGATTTCTTTTCGTTCTCGCTCCGATTGCAGGATCCGCTTGAGCAGGGCATTGGCCGTTTCTGTATTTTTATGAAGGTAATTATCCAGTTCGGTCTTCACAAAATCATTCACAAAGGTCCGCAAGGTCGGTCCATCAGGCCCCACGCTATGCGACCCTAGCTTGGTCTTGGTCTGCGACTCAAACACCGGTTCTTGTACCCTGACGGCAATCGCTGCTGCGATACTTTGGCGGATGTCAGCAGCATCGTAATCTTTCTTAAAAAACTCCCTTACGGCCTTGACAATCGCCTCCCTAAAAGCAGCCAGATGGGTTCCTCCTTGGGTCGTATATTGGCCATTCACAAAAGAATGGTACTCTTCACCATACTGATTGGTATGGGTCAAGGCCATTTCTATGTCATCGCCTCTCAAGTGGATGATCGGGTACCGCTTGCTATCATCATCAACCTTCCTGTCCAAAAGATCATGAAGGCCTTTGTCAGAAAAGTACTTTTTACCGTTGAAATTAATGGTCAATCCTGAATTAAGGAAGGCATAATTCCAAATTTGGTTTTCCAGGTATTCGGGAATAAAGTGGTAATTCTTAAATACGGAAGCATCAGGGCTAAACACAATCTTAGTCCCATTTCTATCAGAGCTTTTCTCCACTGGACGGTCTTCTTTCAGCTCCCCCCTTTCAAATTCTGCAATTTTCGTTTCCCCATCCCGGTAGGATTGTACTTTAAAATACTGGGAAAGGGCATTCACGGCTTTGGTACCCACACCATTTAGCCCAACAGACTTTTGAAAGGCACCCGAATCGTACTTACCACCGGTATTGATTTTCGATACACAATCGACTACTTTGCCCAGCGGAATTCCACGGCCATAGTCCCTTACCTCTACTTTGTGTTCACTGATCTTGATATCTATGGTACGCCCATACCCCATCATGTGCTCATCGATACTATTATCAAGTACCTCCTTCACAAGCACATAAATACCGTCATCCTGGGCACTCCCATCACCCAATTTCCCGATATACATCCCCGGACGAAGCCGGATATGCTCTTTCCAGTCGAGTGACCTGATACTATCTTCGGTATATTGTACGTTCTTTTCTGCCATGTGTGGTTATTATGTTTTCTTGGCTACTTAATTTTCTCTTCGCTCTTTACTTGTTGGACTGGACACTCTTCATTTTTCGGGTCAATAATATAAATAAAATGACCGTCCATATCACAAATAAAACAGGCAAAATATATAATCCTAATCCTGACGGACGCCCTGTTTCCTCAATGGTTCCGTTCAACTGGAATAGGTACATCACCACCACGATAATAGAAACATTAATGATACCAACAAAAGAATAAATCCATGTCAACATCTGTTCGCGGAAAGGGTCTCCTTTGGCAAACAACTTTTTGATATTTGGACTGGCTCCACTCTCAATGAGTTTAGCCGGGGTCACCAGCAGGATATTCAACACTAAAAAAATGCCTATGACAATATAGAAAAATATATTCTTATTCATCACTCCATGGGCAAACCCTTCCTCGTTCAGTTCAAAGCCCACCATCTCAGGCAAACCCGAATAGATGTACATGAAAATAACAATAAAAGCCAATACAGTAATTAGGTGGAATGCTTTAGCAAATCTATGATTCATATATGCGTATTTTAAACTGCTAATATAAGGGTTAAGATGATAGAATGCCTGATTCTGAAGTATTAGATTTCCGCATCCTTCTGCCCCATATTTCTGGATAACCATAATCTACTGACTGTAAGTAGCATTTGAAAGAATATGTCATATTAGTCTTAACTTTGTCAAGATTGCTTCACTCCGTTGCTCTGCGTTCGCATGACGTACCGATAAGTCAGGAAACTTTGTCTTAAGTCTCACTAATCATTACTAGATTCTTGGGCCTAGATACTTGCTACTGGCTACCACACTTGTATCCCCCCCTTTCTTGAACTACCTTTGGCATCAAATTATTATATATTATTCCCCATGAGAAAAACAGTTTTTCCCCTTATCATATTTACCATAATATTGGCGGCTTTCACCAGCTGTCTATCTAAGCTGGATACAGGCAATATCAATATGGACAATTGGAAAAACGATCGCGATGGCTGTAAAGGGCTCCGTATAAAGGATCTTGACGAACTCCAATCGCTTAAAAACACCTTTCTAGGCGCTACCAATCAAGAGCTCATCGTTACCTTTGGGCGCCCTGACAGGGTGGAATTGTTAAATAAAAGCCAGAGTTTTTTCTTTTATTTTCTCGAACCTTCCAGTGAATGTGATAGCCACAACAAAGAAAAAGAGCCCCTAAAGGCCCTTTTTCGCTTAAATGCAATCAATAAGGTCAGTGAAGTGACCATCACTACACTCAATCCATAGCGTCAATACTGGTCAGAGTCGTAGACTCAATTTTCATAGAGCCGAGCCACATACCCGGCACAATGTGTACTTCCCTGATTATAGTTGACCGGATTCATTATTAGATTTCATTGTCAAACATAGTAACAATTGGTCTTTCCTTAGATGAAAGTTTTGACCACTTCTTTTCAAACTCCTCTGGACTTTTGCTCATTTTTGCTTTAACGAGAGCTACAACCATGCATAACCAATGTCTGGTGCAAAACAGGCTTGTCTGGTGCCAAACAGGCTTGTCCGGTGCAAAACAG from Echinicola soli encodes the following:
- a CDS encoding DNA topoisomerase IV — translated: MNHRFAKAFHLITVLAFIVIFMYIYSGLPEMVGFELNEEGFAHGVMNKNIFFYIVIGIFLVLNILLVTPAKLIESGASPNIKKLFAKGDPFREQMLTWIYSFVGIINVSIIVVVMYLFQLNGTIEETGRPSGLGLYILPVLFVIWTVILFILLTRKMKSVQSNK
- a CDS encoding DNA topoisomerase IV subunit B; its protein translation is MAEKNVQYTEDSIRSLDWKEHIRLRPGMYIGKLGDGSAQDDGIYVLVKEVLDNSIDEHMMGYGRTIDIKISEHKVEVRDYGRGIPLGKVVDCVSKINTGGKYDSGAFQKSVGLNGVGTKAVNALSQYFKVQSYRDGETKIAEFERGELKEDRPVEKSSDRNGTKIVFSPDASVFKNYHFIPEYLENQIWNYAFLNSGLTINFNGKKYFSDKGLHDLLDRKVDDDSKRYPIIHLRGDDIEMALTHTNQYGEEYHSFVNGQYTTQGGTHLAAFREAIVKAVREFFKKDYDAADIRQSIAAAIAVRVQEPVFESQTKTKLGSHSVGPDGPTLRTFVNDFVKTELDNYLHKNTETANALLKRILQSERERKEISGIKKLANERAKKANLHNKKLRDCRVHYDDAKANEERKNDTMLFITEGDSASGSITKSRDVQTQAVFSLRGKPLNCFGMTKKVVYENEEFNLLQHALNIEDGIDGLRYRKIVIATDADVDGMHIRLLIMTYFLQFFPELVKNGHLYILDTPLFRVRNKKETIYCYSEDEKRKAIAKLGNKPEITRFKGLGEISPEEFGGFIGEDIRLEPIILNKDTKIADLLSFFMGKNTPSRQTFIIDNLKIEKDIVEEKDGGTKVDSEETEAA
- a CDS encoding DNA gyrase/topoisomerase IV subunit A, which translates into the protein MSDIENNGQSENGDALHDSVPVTGMYQEWFLDYASYVILERAVPAIEDGLKPVQRRILHAMKEMDDGRFNKVANIIGQTMQYHPHGDASISDAIVNLGQKDLLIETQGNWGDIRTGDGAAAARYIEARLSKFALEVVFNPQTTDWQVSYDGRKREPVTLPVKFPLLLAQGVEGIAVGLSTKILPHNFCELINASIDVLKGKKASIVPDFPTGGLADFSEYNEGLRGGRIKVRARIEEGEGKSLLIKDIPFGTTTTSLIDSIIKANDKGKIKIKKVVDNTAKDVEIQVFLASGQSPDMTIDALYAFTDCEQSISPNACVIIKDKPVFIGVNDILTYNTRQTKELLKRELEIRKGELMEKLLFSSLEKIFIENRIYRDIEECETWEDVIATIDKGLDPYKPEFYREITRDDIIRLTEIKIKRISRFDSFKADELMRKLEDELKEVEHNLEHLTEFAIDYYKNLLKKHGKGRERKTEIRNFETIQATVVAANNAKLYVNRKDGFIGHGLKKDEFVCDCSDLDDIIAFKKDGTCVVTKIQDKVFVGKDIIHVGIFRKGDERMVYNMIYLDGTSGRTMVKRFQILSVTRDREYILTKGTKGSKVLYFTANANGEAEIVTVYLTQGSKARVKVFDFDFKELDIKGRGAGGNILTKYTVRKIQLKMEGVSTLGGLDVYYDDAVGRINTDERGKLIGNFLGDDKIIAFYKDGSYELTSYELTNRYDPNTLLLIEKFDPLAVISCVYYDGTSKNHYVKRFNIETSTVNKKFSFISDHRRSTLDIVSTDKQPQVEVTLKKDKETEKVEYDLDMLIDVKGWKSVGNKLSSHIVKNIKLLEPVKKDSPSKEEKEDKDDLEIGSTIDLNVKDDDDKDQLGLFKNGK